In bacterium, the following are encoded in one genomic region:
- a CDS encoding 4Fe-4S dicluster domain-containing protein — protein sequence MKCYQCGMCSSGCPSIDEMDILPNQINMFLMLGQFDRVLESKSIWACVACFECAERCPQGVDLSKINEALRQIKIRRNMDLFNIWEVVGKEELPTIALVASFRKFTA from the coding sequence ATGAAATGTTATCAATGTGGAATGTGTAGCTCTGGTTGTCCGTCAATAGATGAGATGGATATACTGCCTAATCAAATAAATATGTTTCTCATGCTCGGTCAGTTCGACAGAGTTTTGGAATCGAAATCGATATGGGCTTGTGTGGCGTGTTTCGAATGCGCTGAGCGCTGCCCCCAGGGGGTTGACCTTTCCAAAATAAACGAAGCTTTAAGGCAGATAAAAATAAGGCGTAATATGGACCTTTTCAACATATGGGAGGTCGTGGGCAAAGAAGAACTACCCACAATAGCCTTGGTAGCGAGTTTCAGGAAATTCACTGCTTAA
- a CDS encoding CoB--CoM heterodisulfide reductase iron-sulfur subunit B family protein — protein sequence MLKYNYFPGCTLKTTAKQLEISAINVGKILGFELVELPRWHCCGTVVTLASDDKIRSIGAIRTLIRAQETGDDKLVTICSVCLNTLRRINARFRDDDEFRDAVLKFMDDEPPYEGNIKVLHYVDILLELGLDKLRKAVKRKLEGLKVGAYYGCLLLRPAEFSIDPNPERPTVLEQIVATTGAEVVDFPLKIECCGSFETVHKPDFVAQRTYEIVESARRAGAETIVTFCPLCHFNLDRRQEIIMQVNPGFKPMPILYFTELLELALSEEELSWEGHEIDVSDILRRYTTIKKEA from the coding sequence ATGCTTAAGTATAATTATTTTCCAGGGTGCACACTAAAAACCACTGCCAAACAGCTTGAAATATCCGCAATAAATGTTGGCAAGATACTCGGATTTGAACTTGTGGAACTTCCGCGCTGGCACTGTTGTGGCACAGTGGTTACTCTTGCCAGTGACGACAAAATCCGCTCTATAGGCGCAATACGAACATTAATAAGAGCACAGGAGACGGGTGATGACAAACTCGTAACCATTTGCTCCGTTTGCCTTAACACTTTAAGGCGAATAAATGCGCGCTTTAGGGATGATGATGAATTCAGGGATGCTGTTCTCAAGTTTATGGACGATGAGCCACCGTATGAAGGCAATATAAAAGTGCTGCATTATGTGGATATATTGCTGGAACTCGGTTTGGACAAGCTGAGAAAAGCGGTAAAAAGAAAGCTTGAAGGACTTAAGGTTGGAGCATATTACGGTTGTTTGCTTCTGAGGCCTGCTGAGTTTTCTATAGACCCCAATCCTGAGAGGCCGACAGTGCTTGAGCAGATAGTGGCTACCACAGGTGCTGAAGTCGTGGATTTTCCGCTCAAAATCGAGTGTTGCGGTTCATTCGAAACGGTGCACAAACCAGATTTCGTTGCCCAGAGAACATATGAGATAGTGGAGAGTGCGAGACGAGCAGGTGCGGAAACGATAGTTACATTCTGTCCACTTTGCCATTTCAACCTCGATAGAAGGCAAGAAATAATAATGCAGGTTAATCCTGGTTTCAAACCTATGCCGATACTGTATTTCACCGAACTTTTGGAACTCGCTTTAAGTGAAGAGGAGCTATCTTGGGAGGGACATGAGATAGATGTTTCAGATATTTTAAGGAGGTATACGACAATAAAAAAGGAGGCATAA
- a CDS encoding transglutaminase domain-containing protein, giving the protein MYRVIGFLLVLGLLAGVMGLIEGTYEIYSDGQKVGECTFRLTKHATGYWLHSSTEMTAAGTKTKYEVETFYDEGYHPKNYIVKIFVPGSQQKVEAKFQMGKATVTAGDPRRQTTQTFDFPANGYILDQNIFEHFVPLGKVIDPTVGEFKADVIIPQLMMVVKLDLKNVGEEVVDEKKVTRFSGSVGPFEVNLALREDHVVTNIEYPSQKLKITLTNVKIVERKPHDLPVGFQPITPEQASNKKFMKELRKGKLLKGSIFLNPQGVLDKIYIKRLEQDFDGKIEHDKIEGTIKVIRQSHKITVAGDFPPEKPLKAAEKYSKPEPGIESDFEEIVNKANEVVKKCKTIADAVKAINLWVKNNVECAPQRYSAKEAITLGKGDCHTKARLCVAMLRAVGLPARIVRGVLYVDGKLIDHSWVEVFIGPGLGWAPLDPTTGEVDEISARHISLWLEDDEPPVYAKDIKLEVEKFK; this is encoded by the coding sequence ATGTATAGGGTGATTGGTTTTTTGCTCGTTCTGGGCTTATTAGCGGGGGTGATGGGACTCATTGAGGGAACCTACGAAATATATTCTGATGGGCAGAAAGTAGGTGAGTGCACATTTAGATTAACGAAACATGCTACAGGCTATTGGCTTCATTCATCGACTGAGATGACGGCTGCGGGGACCAAGACAAAATATGAGGTAGAAACATTTTACGACGAAGGTTATCACCCCAAAAATTACATCGTTAAGATATTTGTTCCGGGAAGCCAGCAGAAAGTTGAGGCAAAATTTCAGATGGGCAAAGCGACCGTTACCGCGGGTGACCCGAGACGACAAACCACGCAAACTTTCGATTTTCCAGCCAATGGATACATTCTGGACCAGAATATTTTTGAGCATTTCGTGCCTCTTGGTAAGGTAATAGACCCGACAGTAGGCGAATTCAAAGCTGATGTGATAATACCGCAGTTAATGATGGTTGTTAAGCTTGACCTTAAGAATGTTGGAGAGGAAGTGGTGGACGAAAAGAAGGTAACTCGATTCTCCGGCAGCGTTGGTCCATTTGAAGTTAATCTCGCGTTGCGAGAGGACCATGTGGTCACGAACATCGAATATCCCTCGCAAAAGCTCAAAATAACATTGACGAATGTTAAAATAGTCGAACGAAAGCCTCATGACCTTCCTGTGGGATTCCAACCGATAACGCCTGAGCAGGCATCGAATAAAAAGTTTATGAAAGAACTTCGCAAAGGAAAACTTCTTAAAGGAAGCATCTTTCTAAATCCGCAGGGAGTTCTTGACAAAATTTACATAAAGCGCCTCGAGCAGGACTTTGACGGGAAAATTGAGCATGATAAAATCGAGGGCACGATAAAAGTTATAAGGCAGTCGCACAAGATAACTGTAGCTGGTGATTTTCCGCCGGAGAAACCTCTTAAAGCGGCTGAGAAGTATAGTAAGCCCGAGCCCGGAATTGAATCAGATTTCGAGGAAATAGTAAACAAGGCAAACGAGGTTGTGAAAAAGTGCAAAACCATCGCTGACGCCGTAAAGGCTATAAATCTCTGGGTTAAAAACAATGTGGAATGTGCTCCTCAGCGATATTCCGCTAAAGAAGCTATAACACTTGGCAAAGGCGATTGCCATACCAAAGCAAGACTTTGTGTCGCCATGCTTCGAGCTGTAGGGTTACCCGCGAGAATCGTTCGGGGAGTGCTTTATGTCGACGGCAAATTGATTGACCATTCATGGGTCGAGGTTTTCATAGGACCGGGGCTTGGTTGGGCACCGCTTGACCCAACTACAGGCGAGGTAGACGAGATATCGGCGAGACACATCTCGCTATGGCTTGAGGACGATGAACCGCCGGTTTATGCGAAGGATATAAAGCTGGAAGTGGAAAAGTTTAAGTAG
- a CDS encoding TldD/PmbA family protein produces MRDLGYHALDVARLAGATYADIRIIDEVRERISVKNGAPSIEREETAGFGVRVIADGAWGFAASPKLTKDEVEKVAALAVRIAKASAKLKKEDVRLAPEPSYKDKWNSTYIIDPFKVPLEKKLELLMKVDEILRKDARIKVAQGSLLLRREHQIFLSSEGSDIEQTILITGGGYSATAVDEKNNEIQTRSYPGVQGGQYMQLGWEAIESYDYIGNAERVRDEALALLSAEPCPQGEMDIIISGEQLALQIHESLGHPSELDRVLGMEANYAGTSFLTIDKLGKFRYGSELVNIVADGTQQGGLATVGYDDDGVRSQRWFLVKDGIFVGYLTNRELAHVIGEKRSRGANRAHGWWSLPMIRMTNISLLPGDWELEDLIADTEKGLFIQTNKSWSIDQKRLNFQFTTEIGWLIEKGKLTKIVKNPTYQGITPQFWASLDAICNEKYWVLWGVPNCGKGQPSQTAEMSHGAAPARFRKVRVGLG; encoded by the coding sequence ATGCGAGACTTAGGATATCATGCGTTGGATGTAGCAAGATTAGCCGGTGCGACTTACGCTGATATAAGAATAATTGATGAGGTTCGCGAACGAATCTCAGTGAAAAACGGCGCACCTTCTATAGAGAGAGAGGAAACGGCAGGTTTCGGGGTGAGAGTAATAGCTGATGGTGCGTGGGGATTCGCCGCTTCGCCAAAGCTAACCAAGGACGAGGTCGAAAAGGTGGCAGCATTAGCAGTAAGGATTGCTAAAGCAAGCGCAAAGCTTAAAAAAGAAGATGTCAGATTGGCTCCAGAACCCTCGTATAAGGACAAATGGAATTCAACATATATTATAGACCCATTTAAGGTTCCTCTCGAGAAAAAGCTGGAACTGCTTATGAAGGTTGACGAGATACTTCGCAAAGATGCGCGAATAAAAGTCGCCCAGGGTTCCCTTCTGCTTCGAAGGGAGCATCAAATTTTTCTTTCGAGCGAGGGCTCGGACATAGAACAAACTATACTCATAACTGGTGGTGGATACAGCGCTACCGCGGTTGATGAGAAGAATAATGAGATTCAAACGCGAAGTTACCCGGGTGTGCAAGGCGGACAATACATGCAACTCGGCTGGGAAGCAATCGAATCCTACGACTACATTGGCAATGCTGAGCGCGTTCGCGATGAAGCGTTGGCGTTGCTTTCGGCTGAGCCGTGTCCTCAGGGTGAAATGGATATTATAATAAGTGGCGAGCAACTCGCTCTTCAGATTCATGAATCGCTCGGACATCCGTCGGAACTCGATAGGGTGCTTGGGATGGAAGCAAATTATGCTGGAACGAGCTTTCTTACAATAGATAAGCTTGGCAAATTTCGATATGGGTCTGAATTAGTCAATATCGTCGCGGATGGCACGCAACAGGGTGGGCTTGCTACTGTTGGTTATGATGATGATGGCGTCCGTTCGCAGAGGTGGTTTCTCGTTAAGGACGGTATTTTTGTTGGTTATCTCACCAATCGCGAGCTCGCGCATGTTATAGGTGAAAAGCGCTCCCGTGGAGCGAATAGGGCGCATGGTTGGTGGTCGCTCCCTATGATCAGGATGACTAATATTTCCCTTTTGCCGGGTGATTGGGAGCTTGAAGACCTTATCGCAGATACAGAAAAAGGACTGTTCATTCAGACAAACAAGAGCTGGTCGATAGACCAAAAAAGACTTAACTTTCAATTCACCACAGAGATTGGCTGGCTTATTGAAAAGGGTAAATTAACCAAGATCGTTAAGAATCCCACATATCAAGGAATTACTCCTCAGTTCTGGGCGAGTTTGGATGCTATCTGCAACGAGAAATACTGGGTGCTCTGGGGGGTTCCTAATTGCGGAAAAGGTCAACCTTCACAAACAGCTGAGATGTCGCACGGTGCTGCGCCAGCAAGGTTCAGGAAAGTAAGGGTAGGATTAGGATAA